One region of Thermus filiformis genomic DNA includes:
- the dmpG gene encoding 4-hydroxy-2-oxovalerate aldolase, whose amino-acid sequence MSWDLSGARPPVVVDTTLRDGSHAHRHQYTAEEVRRVARALDEAGVYALEVSHGDGLGGSSLQYGFSRQDEMELIRAARETVKRAKVAALLVPGIGTRKELKEAVEAGIQMVRIATQCTEADISEQHFGMAKEMGLLAVGFLMMSHMRPPEFLAEQALLMEGYGADVVYIVDSAGAMLPEDAYLRVKALKEALTRAQVGFHAHNNLGLAVANTLAALKAGADWVDATLRGYGAGAGNAPLEVLAAVLDKAGLNPGLDVFKLLDAAEYVMGPILHFQPYPDRDSVAIGYAGVYSTFLLHAKRIGKELGVDPLAILLELGRRQAVAGQEDWILRVALELKEKEAGALAD is encoded by the coding sequence GTGAGCTGGGACCTTTCTGGGGCGAGGCCGCCGGTGGTGGTGGACACCACCTTGCGGGACGGCTCCCACGCCCACCGGCACCAGTACACGGCGGAGGAGGTGCGCCGGGTGGCCCGGGCCCTGGACGAGGCCGGGGTCTACGCCCTGGAGGTCTCCCACGGGGACGGGCTTGGGGGGAGCTCCCTCCAGTACGGCTTCTCCCGCCAGGACGAGATGGAGCTCATCCGGGCCGCCCGGGAGACGGTGAAGCGGGCCAAGGTGGCGGCCCTGCTCGTTCCGGGGATCGGGACGCGGAAGGAGCTGAAGGAGGCGGTGGAGGCGGGGATCCAGATGGTGCGGATCGCCACCCAGTGCACCGAGGCGGACATCTCGGAGCAGCACTTCGGGATGGCGAAGGAGATGGGCCTCTTGGCGGTGGGCTTCCTGATGATGAGCCACATGCGCCCGCCGGAGTTTCTGGCCGAGCAGGCCCTTTTGATGGAGGGCTACGGGGCGGACGTGGTCTACATCGTGGACTCCGCGGGGGCCATGCTCCCGGAGGACGCCTACCTGCGGGTGAAGGCCCTGAAGGAGGCCCTTACCCGGGCCCAGGTGGGCTTCCACGCCCACAACAACCTGGGCCTGGCGGTGGCCAACACCCTGGCGGCCCTGAAGGCGGGGGCGGACTGGGTGGACGCCACCTTGCGGGGGTACGGGGCGGGTGCGGGGAACGCCCCCTTGGAGGTCCTAGCGGCGGTTTTGGACAAGGCGGGGCTGAACCCTGGGCTGGACGTCTTCAAGCTCCTGGACGCGGCGGAGTACGTGATGGGGCCCATCCTCCACTTCCAGCCCTACCCGGACCGGGACTCGGTGGCCATCGGCTACGCGGGGGTGTACTCCACCTTCCTCCTGCACGCCAAGCGGATCGGGAAGGAGCTGGGGGTGGACCCCTTGGCGATCCTTTTGGAGCTGGGCCGTAGGCAGGCGGTGGCGGGGCAGGAGGACTGGATCCTGCGGGTGGCCCTGGAGCTCAAGGAGAAGGAGGCGGGGGCCCTCGCGGACTAG
- a CDS encoding NAD(P)-dependent oxidoreductase → MRRIGFVGLGRMGLPMAQNLARAGYEVLAWNRTPKEAEGLHPASLEEVAQTGLVLTMLADDRATEAVLPTLMRHLPPGGVHVAMSTLGVPYSRSLWTRHREAGQVYVAAPVFGRPDAAEKAALRVVAAGPGEKLAELKPLFLALGQEVYEVGEEPPLAHAVKLGGNFLIAAMLEALAEAYVLVEKNGVRREDFYRVVAGFFRSPVYENYGRILLERRFTPGFALKWGLKDVRLIAEAADTTHTPLPLGHLLLDRMLEGVARGLGEEDWTAVLRLVEAHAGVEG, encoded by the coding sequence GTGCGGAGGATCGGCTTCGTGGGCCTGGGGAGGATGGGTCTCCCCATGGCGCAAAACCTGGCCCGCGCCGGGTACGAGGTCCTGGCCTGGAACCGGACCCCCAAGGAGGCGGAAGGGCTCCACCCGGCCTCCTTGGAGGAGGTGGCCCAGACCGGCCTGGTCCTCACCATGCTGGCGGACGACCGGGCCACGGAGGCCGTCCTCCCCACCCTGATGCGGCACCTGCCCCCGGGCGGGGTCCACGTGGCCATGAGCACCCTGGGGGTGCCCTACTCCCGGAGCCTCTGGACGCGGCACCGGGAGGCGGGCCAGGTCTACGTGGCCGCCCCGGTCTTCGGCCGGCCGGACGCGGCGGAGAAGGCCGCCTTGCGGGTGGTGGCGGCGGGGCCTGGGGAAAAGCTTGCGGAGCTTAAGCCCCTCTTCCTGGCCCTAGGGCAGGAGGTCTACGAGGTGGGGGAGGAGCCCCCCCTGGCCCACGCGGTGAAGCTCGGGGGGAACTTCCTCATCGCGGCCATGCTGGAGGCCTTGGCCGAGGCCTACGTCCTGGTGGAGAAGAACGGGGTGAGGCGGGAGGACTTCTACCGGGTGGTGGCGGGCTTCTTCCGCTCCCCGGTCTACGAAAACTACGGGCGCATCCTCCTGGAGCGGCGCTTTACCCCGGGGTTCGCCCTGAAGTGGGGCCTGAAGGACGTGCGCCTCATCGCCGAGGCCGCTGACACCACCCACACCCCCCTGCCCCTCGGCCACCTCCTCCTGGACCGGATGCTGGAGGGGGTGGCCCGGGGGCTTGGGGAGGAGGACTGGACGGCGGTCCTGCGGCTGGTGGAGGCCCACGCGGGGGTGGAGGGGTAG
- a CDS encoding flavin reductase family protein, producing the protein MGGSRIDPVHFRRTLGRFATGVTVVTVRTGEEVHGMTANAFLSVSLEPPLVLVSVDRKARTHGRLLEAGRYGVSVLSEEQREVSERFAGRGGEGAEVAFVERAGVPLLAGALAHVVARVVEAHPAGDHTLFLGEVEHLDYREGRPLLYYAGRYHRIGGELG; encoded by the coding sequence ATGGGAGGGAGCAGGATAGACCCGGTGCACTTTCGCCGCACCCTGGGCCGGTTTGCCACGGGGGTCACGGTGGTGACGGTGCGGACTGGGGAGGAGGTGCACGGGATGACGGCCAACGCCTTTCTCTCCGTCTCCCTGGAGCCCCCCTTGGTCCTGGTCTCGGTGGACCGGAAGGCGCGGACCCACGGGCGGCTTTTGGAGGCGGGCCGGTACGGGGTGAGCGTGCTTTCCGAGGAGCAGCGGGAGGTTTCCGAGCGCTTTGCCGGGAGGGGAGGGGAAGGGGCGGAGGTAGCCTTCGTGGAGCGGGCGGGGGTGCCGCTTTTGGCGGGGGCTTTGGCCCACGTGGTGGCGCGGGTGGTGGAGGCGCACCCGGCCGGGGACCACACCCTCTTCCTTGGGGAGGTGGAGCACCTGGACTACCGGGAGGGGCGGCCCTTGCTCTACTACGCGGGCAGGTACCACCGGATCGGAGGTGAACTGGGATGA
- a CDS encoding cupin domain-containing protein produces MRTARTGELKGFALGPMTLRPFAGEGLMAVRVEAPKGAVAPAHSHPHEQMTLVVSGRLRFRVGEEWREVGPMEIVHIPSGVEHEAEVLEEALFFDLFHPVREDFLRRLEE; encoded by the coding sequence ATGAGGACGGCACGGACGGGAGAGCTCAAAGGGTTTGCCCTGGGGCCCATGACCCTGAGGCCTTTTGCCGGGGAGGGGCTGATGGCGGTGCGGGTGGAGGCGCCCAAGGGGGCGGTGGCTCCGGCGCACAGCCACCCCCATGAGCAGATGACCCTGGTGGTCTCTGGGCGGCTGCGGTTCCGGGTGGGGGAGGAGTGGCGGGAGGTGGGGCCGATGGAGATCGTGCACATCCCTTCTGGGGTGGAGCACGAGGCGGAGGTGTTGGAGGAGGCCCTTTTCTTTGACCTCTTCCACCCGGTGCGGGAGGACTTTTTGCGGAGGCTGGAGGAATGA
- a CDS encoding SDR family oxidoreductase — MRVAVLTGASGGMGFAVARRLGAEGYALVVNSRDPSLAVRRLEEEGYRAVGVAGDIAEEGTAGRILEAAEGFGRLDALLLNHGGPPVKAFLEVGDEEWRRWYEVMVVGPLRLLRLCVPLFRRSGGGRVVAIASFTVKSPYPGIVLSNALRAALVNALKTAALELGREGVLVNAVAPGYILTERIAEWNRGQAAREGVSPEEVAARTVAGIPLGRYGTPEEMAEAIAFLLSPRNGYITGQLLLVDGGLVVAN, encoded by the coding sequence ATGAGGGTGGCGGTGCTCACGGGGGCCTCTGGGGGGATGGGGTTTGCCGTGGCCCGGCGGCTTGGGGCGGAGGGGTACGCCCTGGTGGTGAATAGCCGCGACCCCTCCTTGGCGGTGCGGCGATTGGAGGAGGAGGGGTACCGGGCGGTGGGGGTGGCCGGGGATATCGCGGAGGAGGGGACGGCGGGGCGGATTTTGGAGGCGGCGGAGGGGTTCGGGCGGCTGGACGCCCTGCTTTTGAACCACGGGGGTCCGCCGGTGAAGGCGTTTTTGGAGGTGGGGGACGAGGAGTGGCGGCGGTGGTACGAGGTGATGGTGGTAGGTCCCTTGCGGCTTTTGCGGCTTTGCGTTCCGCTTTTTCGCCGCTCTGGGGGCGGGCGGGTGGTGGCCATCGCCTCGTTTACGGTGAAGAGCCCCTATCCCGGGATCGTGCTTTCCAACGCCTTACGTGCGGCCTTGGTGAACGCGTTGAAGACGGCGGCTTTGGAGCTGGGGCGGGAGGGGGTTTTGGTGAACGCGGTGGCTCCGGGGTACATTTTGACGGAGCGGATAGCGGAGTGGAACCGGGGCCAGGCGGCGCGGGAGGGGGTGAGTCCCGAGGAGGTGGCGGCGCGGACGGTGGCGGGGATTCCCTTGGGGCGGTACGGGACGCCGGAGGAGATGGCGGAGGCGATCGCCTTTCTCCTTTCGCCGAGGAACGGGTACATCACGGGGCAGCTCCTCCTGGTGGACGGGGGCCTCGTGGTGGCTAATTAA
- a CDS encoding acyl-CoA dehydrogenase family protein, with protein sequence MLKTEARDLLARAKAWAEEAEREAFEADRNARFSQELIRRYHREGFHRLLRPKRYGGAGLGPRDFMEFVRTVAYHNVAAAWLAYFYPIHEAWVAFLPPKGRKEIFQSDELVVDVFTPLGKVEPEGEGFRLSGEWKFASGVLYAQWIGLGAMVPLEGGPPQPCLMAVRVDEVEIVENWDTLGLRPTGSHGIRAEGVYVPPERILPLIPVVSTGKPIGGEYDEDEPLYRVPFMPMFLMGFPALALGGAERLVEMFAERTRNRARIYQLGAREAENVSGIHAMGEIHLKLETLRALYERYANQLEAWVAEGYSVATDEERERMFALRAAVTKGAADLATQVLTTLGGTAVYKGDKVELFVRDLLTVACHTTLLYEDALQGYGKALLGLGGHPLW encoded by the coding sequence ATGCTTAAGACGGAGGCGAGGGATCTTTTGGCTAGGGCTAAGGCTTGGGCGGAGGAAGCGGAGCGGGAGGCCTTTGAGGCAGACCGGAACGCCCGCTTTTCCCAGGAGCTCATCCGCCGGTACCACCGGGAGGGGTTCCACCGGCTGTTGCGGCCCAAGCGCTATGGGGGCGCGGGGCTTGGCCCCCGGGACTTCATGGAGTTCGTGCGGACGGTGGCCTACCACAACGTGGCCGCCGCTTGGCTGGCCTACTTCTACCCCATTCACGAGGCTTGGGTGGCCTTCTTGCCTCCCAAGGGCCGGAAGGAGATCTTCCAAAGCGACGAGCTGGTGGTGGACGTATTCACCCCCCTGGGGAAGGTGGAACCGGAGGGGGAGGGCTTCCGCCTGAGCGGGGAGTGGAAGTTCGCCAGCGGGGTCCTCTACGCGCAGTGGATCGGTCTCGGGGCCATGGTCCCCCTGGAGGGGGGACCTCCCCAGCCCTGCCTGATGGCCGTAAGGGTGGACGAGGTGGAGATCGTGGAGAACTGGGACACCCTGGGCCTTAGGCCCACAGGGAGCCACGGCATCCGGGCGGAGGGCGTCTACGTACCCCCGGAGCGGATCCTGCCCCTTATCCCCGTGGTTTCCACCGGCAAGCCCATCGGCGGGGAGTACGACGAGGACGAGCCCCTGTACCGGGTCCCCTTCATGCCCATGTTCCTGATGGGCTTCCCCGCCCTGGCCCTGGGGGGAGCGGAGCGCCTGGTGGAGATGTTCGCGGAGCGCACCCGCAACCGGGCCCGGATCTACCAGCTGGGGGCCCGGGAGGCGGAGAACGTCAGCGGGATCCACGCCATGGGCGAGATTCACCTTAAGCTGGAGACCCTGCGGGCCCTGTACGAGCGGTATGCGAACCAGCTGGAGGCCTGGGTGGCGGAGGGGTACTCCGTGGCGACGGACGAGGAGCGGGAGCGGATGTTCGCCCTGCGGGCGGCGGTGACCAAGGGGGCGGCGGACCTGGCCACCCAGGTCCTGACCACCCTTGGGGGGACGGCCGTGTACAAGGGCGACAAGGTGGAGCTCTTCGTGCGGGACCTCCTCACGGTGGCCTGCCACACCACCCTCCTGTACGAGGACGCCCTGCAGGGGTACGGCAAGGCCCTTCTCGGTTTGGGCGGTCATCCCCTCTGGTAA
- a CDS encoding VOC family protein has protein sequence MGQLEVAKLGHVALEVPDLEGSLRFWRDIVGLEEVERRDGEVYLRAWGEFEHHSLILMQGEEAQLHHVGWKARRPEDVAAFRDYLRAQGVEVEEVDPGTEAGQGYAIRFFVPTSGHPFEIYYQMERPGAPEEKRSRLKNQVYRAFARGVSPRRIDHVNLWTGGQDPTPTHEWLSQHMGFKVREYIQLPDLRLGAWMSVTPLVHDIAVMFDGATQGPRFHHLAYYLDNWQDVLRGLTIFKEHGILPDLGPGQHGISQAFYSYIRDPASGHLLELFSGGYLIFDPDWEPLEWRPEELVDGLFWWGDRWDPQTQPNHPFARTTGVRRPKVAAR, from the coding sequence ATGGGACAGTTGGAGGTGGCGAAGCTGGGGCACGTGGCGCTGGAGGTGCCGGACCTGGAGGGCTCCCTCCGGTTCTGGCGGGACATCGTGGGCCTGGAGGAGGTGGAGCGCCGGGACGGGGAGGTGTACCTGCGGGCCTGGGGGGAGTTTGAGCACCACAGCCTGATCCTGATGCAGGGGGAGGAGGCTCAGCTCCACCACGTGGGCTGGAAGGCCCGCCGCCCCGAGGACGTGGCCGCCTTCCGGGACTACCTGAGGGCGCAGGGGGTGGAGGTGGAGGAGGTGGACCCGGGGACGGAGGCGGGCCAGGGGTACGCCATCCGCTTCTTCGTTCCCACCAGCGGCCACCCCTTTGAGATCTACTACCAGATGGAGCGGCCCGGGGCCCCGGAGGAGAAGCGGTCCCGGCTGAAGAACCAGGTCTACCGGGCCTTCGCCCGGGGGGTTTCCCCGCGGCGCATTGACCACGTGAACCTTTGGACGGGGGGGCAGGACCCCACGCCCACCCACGAGTGGCTCTCCCAGCACATGGGCTTCAAGGTGCGGGAGTACATCCAGCTCCCCGACCTCCGGCTCGGGGCCTGGATGAGCGTGACCCCCCTGGTCCACGACATCGCGGTGATGTTTGACGGGGCCACCCAGGGGCCGCGCTTCCACCACCTGGCCTACTACCTGGACAACTGGCAGGACGTGTTGCGGGGCCTGACCATCTTCAAGGAGCACGGGATCCTGCCCGACCTGGGGCCGGGGCAGCACGGGATCAGCCAAGCCTTCTACAGCTACATCCGCGACCCTGCGAGCGGCCACCTGCTGGAGCTCTTCAGCGGGGGATACCTGATCTTTGACCCGGACTGGGAGCCCTTGGAGTGGCGGCCGGAGGAGCTGGTGGATGGGCTGTTCTGGTGGGGGGACCGCTGGGACCCCCAGACCCAGCCCAACCACCCCTTCGCCCGCACCACGGGGGTGCGGCGGCCTAAGGTGGCGGCGCGGTAG
- a CDS encoding alpha/beta hydrolase: MEKLKVKTGEYQTSLYRNGQGEAVLFIHGSGPGATGLSNWQLALPELGKDFLGLAPDLLGYGESDHPDPPPRGARAWMRLWVDQLLALLDALGIGEAHLVGNSLGGAIALHLLMEAPERFRRVVLMGPAGAPFPIPPELDRIWGFYEDPTLSAMKNAIRWFAYDEGFIRDRLEEIARMRLEAALRPEVRRSFEAMWPRPRQEAIDQLVVPPSALRRIPHPVLILHGLQDRIVPYETSLYLAEHLPNASVHLVARCSHWVQIEWADTFHALVRAFLKGEV; encoded by the coding sequence ATGGAAAAGCTTAAGGTAAAAACGGGAGAGTACCAGACCTCCTTGTACCGGAACGGCCAAGGAGAGGCGGTCCTCTTCATCCACGGCTCCGGGCCCGGGGCCACGGGGCTTTCCAACTGGCAGCTGGCCCTGCCGGAGCTGGGCAAGGACTTCCTCGGCCTGGCCCCGGACCTTCTGGGCTACGGGGAGAGCGACCACCCCGACCCGCCCCCGAGGGGGGCCCGGGCCTGGATGCGCCTCTGGGTGGACCAGCTCCTGGCCCTTCTGGACGCCCTGGGGATCGGGGAGGCCCACCTGGTGGGGAACTCCTTGGGCGGGGCCATCGCCCTCCACCTCCTCATGGAGGCCCCGGAGCGCTTCCGCAGGGTGGTCCTGATGGGCCCTGCGGGGGCGCCCTTCCCCATCCCTCCGGAGCTGGACCGGATCTGGGGCTTCTACGAGGACCCCACCTTAAGCGCCATGAAGAACGCCATCCGCTGGTTCGCCTACGACGAGGGCTTCATCCGGGACCGGCTGGAGGAGATCGCCCGGATGCGCCTGGAGGCGGCCCTGAGGCCGGAGGTGCGCCGGAGCTTTGAGGCCATGTGGCCCAGGCCGCGGCAGGAGGCCATAGACCAGCTGGTGGTGCCCCCCTCGGCCCTCAGGCGGATCCCCCACCCGGTCCTCATCCTGCACGGGCTCCAGGACCGGATCGTTCCCTACGAGACGAGCCTCTACCTGGCGGAGCACCTGCCGAACGCCAGCGTCCACCTGGTGGCCCGGTGCAGCCACTGGGTGCAGATCGAGTGGGCGGACACCTTCCACGCCCTGGTGCGGGCCTTCCTCAAGGGGGAGGTGTAG